The genomic stretch TGCAATCTGGATCGATTCAGTAGTGTACACACACTACCAAAGATGCAGATCACTCCAGACGTTTAAAAAAGATGTGCTTAAGTTAAGTGGGTTTTTCCATGTCCTCCCCCTGCAAACAGTGCTGGGTACTTTAGGGGCCAATGGGAACATTGTGCAAACAACCCAGTTTCACactttttgtagtgtgaatggagccAAAGTGTTATAAATAACTCATATCattagtttctgcatggcagggggttggactggatggcccttgtggtcttttccaactctatgattctatgattcaattatCATTTGCTGTATTGCATTACTCCTGCCTCATTGCTTCTTCACATAATAGTCACTTGCCCCCACCTCTAGGCTTCAAATACAAACATTCTTATGTGCTTCAAATGTACTCTCTGGAGAGATATTGAACACTGTAAGAAAAATTGGCATCGACCTGGTTGTGTTGCAAAAAATTCATGCCTGCTTTCCCCCCTCATCTATAGGCAGTGAAAGGGACCATGAAGAGGACCTGCAAGTGCCATGGAGTATCTGGCAGCTGCACCACCCAGACCTGCTGGCTGCAACTACCTGAGTTTCGAGAAGTAGGGACATACCTGAAGGAGAAATACCACAAAGGACTGAAAGTTGACCTGCTGCAAGGGGCAGGCAATAGTGCTGCTAGTCGTGGGGCAATTGCAGAAACCTTCAGCTCCATCTCCAAGAAGGAATTAGTCCACTTGGAAGACTCACCAGATTACTGCCTGGAAAACAAGACTCTGGGCCTGCTGgggactgagggcagggaatgcCTGAAGCGGGGCAAGGCCCTCAGCAAATGGGAGAAACGTAGTTGCCAGCGCTTATGTGGGGACTGTGGGCTAGCTGTGGAGGAACAACGAGCTGAAATGGTGTCCAGCTGCAACTGCAAATTCCACTGGTGTTGTGCTGTTCGTTGTGAGCAGTGTCGCAAGCGGGTCACCAAATATTACTGTGTCCACAAGGAGAAGCGGGAGCGCAACGGGGGCAGCTCAGCCTCCCGCAAACTCAAAAGGAAGCAGCCCTGAAACAATTGTGCCAACCACTAACAACTTCCTGTTGCATCACCAGCTCTTATATATTTCTCTACTTTTACTTTACTTTCCACTGACAGATCCACTTTAAATTTCTTGCAGGATAGAAACTTGGAGAAATTTCAGCTAAGATGATGCTATCCCTAAATCCCTtcaccaggggttcccaacctttttgactcttGGAGCCCTAAGGACTCGAAGAGCACAGGTTGGAAACAGCTGCCCTAGACTGTTGTGGATTTCATTTGAATCCCAAGACATTCTTTTCCCAAGCAAGAAAGCACACTGTTCTTTCAGCTTGGACCTCAAGAAGCCAGACTACACTCATCAGAAAGTATGAAACATTCCATCCATTTTAGGGGCTCTCCCAAACCTTGCAGGTTTGGGGTTTGTTTATCTAACCAGCAAGCCCCAAGGTTCAGAAGGACCAGTTCCCTGTTTACAGCCCTTGTTAACACAGGGAGGCATGTTTTAGGTATGTGCAACTGTTCATGCTTCCTCAAGAACAACGTTTTTAATGTGGGGCTGCCATTTGCCATGAAGTCTTTGTGTGGTTGCATGTCTGAGTTGAGAACCATACTTCTATTCAGAGAACTAATGCAAAGAAGAGCCCCACATTcatacttttaaatattttccctccctctctgctctTTCATAATCTGGTTTACTCTTTTACTATGAAAGCAGGTAATAGACTGAAGTAAATTATTCAACACAGGAAACTTTtttgggttaaaaaaaatagaaacaaagatAGTTGCACTAGCCTAAAGGAGAAAAATATGTTGAATACACAGTCTTGGGTATGGCAGGGTCACATTTTTAGACTACACAGCTGCATGTCCCCATGTAGACTTACATACAAGGATGCCTCTAGAGTAATTTGAGCTGCCCTTTTGAATTCCATCAACTGGATCAATTGATTCAACAAGAAGCTGCATGCTGGGCCTGTCAATCTTTCCTTCCCATGTATTCATGCTCATCCAGCACCATTGCTTCTTTATGATCTTTGCTCATGAAGACCATCCTGTCATTTTAGGAGGTAAGCATGAACCTGTTGTTTAGACCTGAATGGCATCATCTCACAGAACTCATTGGcaaatggtgaatcaacatgtaGGTGTATTTAATTGATGTTGATGGGTCTACTTTAAGATTCAGGCCAAAGTGTGAATATCTGTAAACAAGGATTTGCCTGCTGAGTTCCAGAGAGGCAAAATTGAGAATTTACTGAGAGGACTTAGCAGCCAATGCCACCCGTTGGTTTGGTtgcaagaaggaagggaaagctaGGCTGGCTAGAGACAGTCCTAAAACTGGGAAACAGCTCTCTGCTTGCTGTAATGGACCAACTTCCAAATGATGGTACTGTTATGTCCAGAATGAATATTCTCAAAACTTATCAAATATTCAAACACAAGGTGATTTATTAGGTTGCACAGAGAAGCTGTGGCAGAAGAAGAACCATGAATTTTCCCCCTCCTTGCTATTTCATTTTTTACTCATTTGAACCAGGAAAATGATGAGCTCCTTTTGCCATATTTATAAGAAAAACAACAAGGCTTCTCCATCATTTGGACCTTCATTTCCTGGCTGTGCATCTGCTCTTCAGCTATACTTACCCATTCCCATTTACAAAGAGGTATGGTTGTGCTGTCATAACAACTGCAATAGaacaatgagatttttttttttttttgccagcatTACATGGAGACTAGCAAATTTGTACCTCCAAGTAAAACATCTTTTTATCAAAAGAAAAGCATTGTACATTGACAGAATGTAGAAGATGACAACCAGATGAAGGCCAagcatttctcagaggggaaggAATTGGCTGAGTGGAACATTTCTATATTTCTGAAAGATATAATCCTGTGAGAAGGAAAGATGTGATCTAGGTTCTTAActaatatttgaatatttgaaatgtattattAACTGTAAAAGGTCCTGGGACTTTTTTCTTCGGCAGTTCATCTCTTTCCAGCTGGATTCTGTTAGCCTGTAGAGGAATCCTCTGAGTCTTTGATCATCTCTGTACCTCTCAGCtatgcagtgcagtgcagtgcagtgtgAATAAGGGTTTTAGAAACTGTGGCTGGAAAATGTCAGGGTGCCATTTGACCTCTTTAATTGGCTGTTGTCTCACACATGCCGATTTAGAGATCCCATGACTCACTCACTTTTGCTctcatgctgctgctgctcacaTGTAGAACATCCATTGTCACTCTTCATGGTGTGTATTCTTTCCTTATGGTCCTCAGCATCTCCCAGTGTCTGTCTACAGAGTGCTTCTACAGACATTATCCACAGCACTGGAAGTACTGTTTGCCAAACACAAAAAAGAACAAACTGAGATACATATAGGATTTATTAGGCAACTGCAGGGCATTGGTCTGAGAGCTCATTGGCACAGTTTGACATGGCAGAGGGTGTAAAATCATATATGAGTTGAACCATTTAGACACCTCCATCACTGTGGGTTCATTTTGAGTCTACATGGAGAGAGGGTCCAGTCCAATTAGGTTTGATGTAATTGGCACAGGCACTGTTTAGGTCAGTTTGTAGCCTTATAATAGATACTATGGGAGAGTGTTGTGGGGGCACAGATATTTCTACTCTTTGTCTAATTGTGTAATTCCAATGCAGGATGAAATTTACATTGTTATAACTTCCTTCTGATACTCTGTAATGTTACTTACAAAACCTTTCCCTTTAGATTACATACTTACTAAACCCCTTCCTTTAGATGACATGGATAGCATCACCAAGGTATATTAATAATTTTGTAAATAGGAGAGTTAAGCactttgatgttttatttattgcacAATTAACTGTCATATACACATAATTATTTGCTCATCCATTGTATCTTCATTAGGTTTACTAAACACTTTGTAACTGAGGCTAGAAGAACTTTTTTGGTTTTTGCTCTGCATGGGATATGACAACACAACTTTTGCAATTATATACAGAATTTCCCATGACTTCCCAAGTTAGGTGGTCCCCAAGGCATTTCTTTACCTATGTGAACATGCTTCAGATTTTGCTGTTAATTTCCCAACATGAAAATTAACCTACCTATTACAGGCCAGTAGACTAGCAGGTGaatccatttaaaaaattgaaagctAAGTGCTAAATATTAAGATGTTTGAActatttgttttgttctatttAATCTTCAGCCCTCCATACACCAAGGGCTCAGTAAGGGcaggaatattttaaaactggaacATTTGGGAGCATTCTGAAATCACACAAGATTTATTTGTTCACCCTCACATGTTGAAAAACACCAtgcaaactctttttaaaaatgaaacaaatatttttttcaaataagagCATCTTTCTAAAGATAAGACATGATAGAGATATCACATGGACTTTTCACCTTGCAGAGAGAGTTCccttttaaagcaaaataaagtgaaCCCATCCTGAGACTTATGGTGCTTGCAGATTGTGTGTACACGCAACAGTCTTGCCTCAGTTACAACATTTTACTTGAGTGGGGATCCAAATCATGACATTTTGTAGTTCTTCCATGTGTTCTAACtgtgccttctttccttccacatAAAATATGTTGAGGAGGAATGGAATAGGTGCTCTATGCCTTTTGATTGGCAGTGTTAGGAGACATCTACATGAAAGCCCTCTTGGTCCACCAGTCTTTAATGAAAGAGCATTTGAAACATGGTGCAACAGTCCCTCTGCATAAATGGCACCTGTGGAAAAGGTGTGGTGTGCCTGTGGTGCTCTGCTCTCATTTTTCAAAAAGCTGGATAGAATAAATAATTCTATGAGTAACATTTGTAGGGTGGGTCACCTGAGTTTTGACTTCTGATGCTGAAGCATCACACCATTTTTAATTTATGCATGAAATTTTTGGCCTCCATTGCCAAAAGCATCCATTCAGTGTAgtataataattaaaatgttgaACAAGGATGGGGAGATCCAGATTGAAACACAAATTTGGCCATAAagcccattgggtggccttgagcaagacTACCCTACCTCAAAGGGTCGTTGCAATCTTAGGAGGAGCAAGATATTAGCTGCCTTGAGCTCACTAGTgtaaagatggaatataaatgcaattaattataataattaaaagtGTAACCTACAACAGATCTTAAAGTGTGGAGTGTTTCTGTTTAGGGTTCAAGACAATTCATTTCCTTCCCTACATGATTTTGCATTTCCCACCTTGTCAGTGAGCATTTCAGCAGTTCTAACAATCATGTCACTCAACACATTCAAGTCCCAATTGGGCTCTTTTGAAGATGAGAGATCACCTCCCCCCTCCTGCCCCTTTGTGTTCCATACTTTCACTACTACACATCCCATTACGTACTACATTATGGCAGGACAAAAGCATATGCAACTCCTGACACACATGCTATTTTGAGTCTAAGAGATGAAACAGAGCCAATGGCTGCAGAACATCTGGTATGGCCAACAGTGGAAAGCTGGTCCAGGTTTTGGAACTGTGAATATCATGCTCAAGATGGGATGTTGACTTGGCAATGAAATCAGAACTATTTCCAGTTGCTCAAATGAATGCTGGCTGGGCTGTCAAAGTGTACATTTCAGAGATCCTCAGTTTGCTATAGCCTAGGTTTCAGAGCTAGCTATATCTTTAAGAAgtatttcacactacacaattatagcactatgattcaattttaattgtcatggccacattctatggaatcatgaAGAATGTAGTtaagtgaggcaccagagctctctggctgggaattgtaAATGGCTCTCTTGCAAATGAAAAtcctaggaatccataggatggaactatagcagctaaagtggaagtGTGAGAGTAGTGTAAAAGGACCATAAGGCTAGACAAGAatcagaatacagttggccctcaactTTTTCTGGGGTTAGGGGAACAGGGCCCCTACAGAAGTGGAAAAACTGTGATTCTCTAGGCTCCAAACTATTCAACATACAAAGGTGGGGCGGCCTGGTTGTTCCCTTGCTTGCTCACTCATGTGCTTGTTCCCTTGCTTGCTCACTCATGTGCTttggaaggaggggggaatgGGAGGGAATGGTATAGGATGAGATGGGGCAGGGCCAGGTAtgagaagggagaaaagggacACCCACCCCATTTCCTTTCTCCTGTCTGCTTGCATGCATGGAGGGAATGCACATACCTTCCCTTCTCATTTTTCTCCATCCCATTCCCTCTCCGCTCAGCCACCTgcataaacaagcaagcaaaggaATGTGCATGCCTTCTCTACTTTTCCCTGCCTACAGAATGAGCAAGGAAACATGTGTGCCCTCTCTCCTCACATCCCCCATCCCATCCCCTTCCAACCTATCTTAGTGTATAAAGAAATGTTTGCATGACGAGGCCCAGCTACCCTGACATTTTGATTTCCTCCCAGTGACACCAGTGTTACCAAAGTTCCTGTTAAAAGTGGCATAGTGGAAACTGCGGCAAATACAGTAatcagcaaataatcaaatccacaaatgcttaACCTACAAATCTGCAGTGATGACTGTGTATCAAGGCTCAtggaaaatgaaagagaaaaatcagcACTGCGGATAGCTCCAAATAGTGCCAATATGGCTCAAAGCAGACAGGAATCTCTGCCTTTTGCTCCAGTAAAGACCCGATCCACACTGAGCCTTAAATAGGAGACTGGCCTCCTTTCTTTGGCCCCACTTTCATAATGTCAGAAACATTGTTCTCTTGAAGGGCACTGGCCTGTTTCACTCAAAGAGCTATCATCCTCTTGTCTGACAGAGTGTCATTGGAAACAGTACACAGGGGAGCTGTCTTGCTGGAAAACTGGGTCCTGGACTAGTTGGAGCACTATGAGCATTAGGCCTCATTACGGGACATAGCAACCCTCTCTGGAGAAATCTTGCAAAGTGAATAGGATTatattagaaattacttgaagagaTAACAAATGGAAACTACACatttgaaacagtttaaaatacatttaaaacatgctgaaaagataaaaatacagcacacccatTAATAAACCCTTCTGCCATGACCAGTTAGCAGTcaaaaacttttttaaataaaaaaggtcaCATACAATCAATGCAAAGTCTTTTTCACCTGTAATGCCAATTTGAGGAAGGTTAGCATAACATTTTCAGAAGATTGTTATACTTTATGATATGGTCCAAGTGCTGCTTTCATTCTTTGCCAAACCCAGCTTTTCGATACCATTCATAACCACTTTGAATAGCTAGAAAGCAAGCAGCTGCTAGATCTACCTTTTAACTTGAATGTCagtagccagtgtggcatagtggcttgagtgctggactatggcccTGGAAACCAGTTCGATtcgctgcttggccatgaaacccactggcaggtcttgagcaagtcacatgctctcagactcaggtgaaggcattggcaaacctcctctcaacaaatattgccaagaaacccccatgatatgttcatcttagcattgacataagtcagaaattacattaaggtacacaacaacaacaaaatgggacAAAGACAGCTTTAGCTGTCTTTTCAGATTGTTTATGGTGGAAACTAAATGGGTATGTgatcctgttggttctgctggatatCTTCAGCTTCCACTACCAACAATAATGGTATTCTTCTGGCCACACTGCTGAGATGAGACTTAGATGTGCCATTTTACAACAATTCATGTCTTTTCAGAGGACATGGATTGTTGTAAAATGGCACATCTAAGTCTCATCCTAGCAGTGTGGCCAGACGAATACCATCATTGCTGGTAGGATGTCATTATGCTATATACCATCAATATCAAGGCAGGAGAACCTCAAGTCCACAGACCTTCTGAGGAAGCCCTGTCCTAAGCCCCACCTCAGGTACTCTGCTGGCCTTCTCAGCTGGAAGAAGGAGAGCCACGTTAGGAAATACTGCTGTTATACTGTATCTGATTACTGATTGGCGGTAACAGTGGAACCCCTCTCTCATGAGAAACCTAATGGTGACCAAGAGAAACCCATCTGCTATTACTTATTATCAGTGAGATTAAGCTGTGACATGGCctaacaaagaaaaatattttgaggctCAAGGTAACAACCTAGCCTCTCTTAGATTCTTTATAATTTCACCAAGGCAGCTGAGAATAGTCAATGAGCATGCACTTAAGGTAGAAATTGCCTCAGTTATCTATTTGATTTTAAACATAACTATGTACAGTACTTAATttctcaatttaaaaacaacacagttttcCTCCAAAAGGAAAAATACAATTTATGCAACTTATGTCTATGCCTCGTAGGAAATCCAGACTTGCagaagaacaaaagaacaaacaaaaaatcattttcttattgtgaggtcgaaggctttcatggctggcatccatagttttttgtaggtttctcagctatgtggccatgttctagaagagtttattcttgacatttcactagcagcatatgtggctggaagatgccagccacagatgctggcaaaatcttctagaacatggccacatagcccaagaaacccacaacaaaacacattttcttattGTCATTAGTCCAGCAGACTTCCCCAGAGCTGAATATTTGCCCATTGTAAAGTTGGGAAAATATACCTAGCCTAGCAACCCAGGGGCATAAAAGTCTAGTTTTAGAAGGGGAAGGTTAAGTGGCATTTTTGAGATGGAAAAGACACCCTCCTGTGGTGACAGCTGGTAACCACAAGATATTGTAAACTTTGATGGAAGAGGATAGGGAGGGGGGAGGATGGAAATCTCTAATTGTAATCTAACAGTTAAAGATTTCAAACTGTGAAAAGCATAGGTGGTCAAAACTGTCTGCTTCACTCTCTCCTGCACTTTAATTCTGCAAAACATGGTAActactcattttaaaaatgaactgaaacaaaatattcTTTCAAATTTTCCTTCTCATGCTTGACTTGGAAATCCAAACGCATTTCCCCATACAGATTTACAGCTACTTGATTTAACAGTCAGGTTTAACATAGTATGATATAAGCATAGGGACTTTTCCGCATTAATTTTTTGCCTTCACAAAAGCAGGAGGTACTTTGATGTCAGAAGCTGCCTACTCTGGTTGTTTTAGATCATTGGTAGGAAGTTGCAGCAGGTCTAGAGGGGAGTTTTcttggagaggggaggggagggcagtCTGTCCGAAATACCAAGCAGCAACAGTAGCAACATGGAAGTGGCCAGAAGTCCATCTCAGGTTTTAaaagatatgtattttttaatgctACAGAATATAGAGAGCCTATccaacacaggtccaaaacatactgcagaaattatccaatgTAaaactgctttagctgccctagctcaatgctagggaattctggggactctAATTCTGCaggacatttagacttctctatcagagagctctggtgccataattc from Sceloporus undulatus isolate JIND9_A2432 ecotype Alabama chromosome 3, SceUnd_v1.1, whole genome shotgun sequence encodes the following:
- the WNT8B gene encoding protein Wnt-8b, coding for MFQMGSYPRTLLLVSFFHFSHPWSVNNFLMTGPKAYLIYSSSVAAGAQSGIEECKFQFAWDRWNCPERALQLSSHGGLRSANRETAFVHAISSAGVMYTLTRNCSLGDFDNCGCDDSRNGQLGGQGWLWGGCSDNVGFGEAISKQFVDALETGQDARAAMNLHNNEAGRKAVKGTMKRTCKCHGVSGSCTTQTCWLQLPEFREVGTYLKEKYHKGLKVDLLQGAGNSAASRGAIAETFSSISKKELVHLEDSPDYCLENKTLGLLGTEGRECLKRGKALSKWEKRSCQRLCGDCGLAVEEQRAEMVSSCNCKFHWCCAVRCEQCRKRVTKYYCVHKEKRERNGGSSASRKLKRKQP